GCGCTCTGCGAGCGCTACGGCGGGAGCGCCGTCGCCGAGGAGCGGGGGCGATACGAGTGAGCGAGGCGGTCCTGCTCGCCGCGTTCGCGCTGCTCGTCCTCGGGGTCGTCGGGACGGTCGTCCCCCTCCTCCCCGGCGCGCTCCTCTCGCTCGCGGGGGTGTACCTCTACTGGTGGGGGACGGGCTACGCCGACCCCGGTCCGGCGGTGCTCGCGGCGCTCACGCTCGTCGGCGTCTTCGCGGTCGCCGTGGACTACTTCGGCGGGGCCATCGCCGCGCGATCCGGCGGCGCGTCGTGGTGGACGACCGCCCTCGCGGCGACCGCGGGCGTCCTCCTCCTGCTCGTCTCGGGGCCGCTGGGGCTGCTCGTCGGATGCGCCGGGACCGTCTTCCTGCTGGAGTACGGCCGCCACCGGAACCCCCGCGAGGGCGCGAAGACGGCGCTCTACGCGACCGTCGGCGTGCTGGCGTCGGCGGTCGTCCAGGCGCTGTTAGCCCTCTCGATACTCGCCGCGATGGTCGCCGTGGCGCTGTTCTGAGGCGACGGGCCGCCCCGGGAGCACCGTCCGCTCGGGGATCGGCTCCTCCGCCGGCGCTCGCTTCGCGACGAGCCGCTGGAGCCACGACAGGCGCTCGGTCGGCTCCTTCTCGATGCGCTCGTACTCGACGACGACGTCGCCGTCGGCCTCCGCGATGCGGAAGTAGTTGAGCCGGAACGACGGGCGGTAGACCGACGGGAGCCGGCCGAGCCGCGCCGGGACGCGGATCAGTCGCTTCAGCCACGTGCCGGTGTTGACGACCACCCGGTCGTCCCAGCGGAGCAGCGACGCGCGGTGGGTGTGGCCGTAGACGAACGCCGCCGCGTCGGGGTGCTCGGCGAAGACCCGGCGCGCGGCCGCCAGGAACGGTTCGTCGCCCTGCCCGACCTGGAGGCCGGTCGTCAGCAGGCCGAACCGGCGGACGGTCTTCCGCACGTCGCGGTCGAACAGCAGCAGCGGGACCGAGACGACCGCGAGGACGACGAGGAGGACGGCGTTGACCGCGACGAGGAGTTCGAGGAAGACGCCCGCGACGCCGAGGTCGCGGGCCAGAAGCGACGGCTCGAAGATCCGCGTCGGGAGCACGCCGACCGCCTCCAGGACCGCGCCGACCAGGTAGAGGGCGGTCAGGTTGAACAGGAGGAGCAGCGGCGCGACGACGAACCGGAGGTACGGGCTCATCTCCCGGTAGAAGTAGTTCGAGAGGACCCACCGCGGGATCTCCTCCATCGGGGCGACCGACTGGATGTCCCGGGGCCAGTTGTACCGGCTCCGCCCCGAGAGCCGGCCCGCCTGCGCGACGATCCTCCGCACCACGAAGTAGCCGACGGGGTTCGCGTGGGGGTTACCGAAGTCCGGCATCCGGTTGTTCGGGTCGTGCTGCATGCCGTGCTCGATCCAGATCGTCCGGCCCGCGACCTCGCGCGTGACGTGTACCTCCTGTTCGAGTTCGACGTTGTACTCGCGCAGGCGCTCCACGTACTCGGGGTAACACGCCAGTTCGTAGTCGTGGTTCCCGGGGATGACCGTGATCCGGACGTCCTCGCCGGTCTCGCGCAACTGCTCGAACAGCCACGGGTGGTTCTCGACGAGGCGGTCGAACTTCGCGAGCCCCTCGACCTCCGTGAACTCCCAGAGCCCGAACAGGTCACCCAGAACGATCAGCTCGGCGTCGTCGCGTCCCTCCAGTCCGCGCAGGAACTCGGTGAACTCCTCCTCGAAGTCGCACTGCTGGAGCTGCTCGTCGCCGCCGATGTGGAGGTCGCTCACGAAGTAGTAGTCCGTCGTCCCGTCGTCGCGGCGGTCGGTCACCGGACCAGCGTGACGCGCACCGGCGCGCGGAACGCGACGGCCTCGGTCACGCTCCCGAGCGCGACGTGCGTGTCGAGGTCGCGCCCGTGGCTCCCCATGACGACGTGATCGACGCCGTTGGCAACGGCGTAGTCGACGATCTCGCGCGACGGCCGACCGACGACGCTCGCCGTCTCGATCCCGCTATCGTGGTCCGCCGCGACCTCGCGCGCGGTCTCGAACAGCTCGCGCTCGTACGCGTCGGCGCGCTCGTACCACGCCTCGGAGCCGTGGCGCGGCTCCTCGCGGAGGTCGACGTCCTCGCCGTAGTAGCTGTACCCCGGTTCGGTCGGGTCGATGACGTGCAGGACGGTGACGTCCCCGCGCTCCGCCAGCGCGAGTTCCAGCGCCCGCACCGACAGGGGCGATCCGTCCATCGGCACGAGTATCCGCTCGGTCATGGATCGTCGTACGACGGACCGCCACTAAATGTCTCTGTAGTCACACGTTCCGGCAGGTCGTCGGGGCGTGACCGTTCGGCGGGGGAGTGCGTCACGTCGCTCGGACGGAAGGACTGATACCGGCGCGGGCGTAGTCGACGGTATGGCAGCGTGCGCCGAGGACGGCTGCGAGAACGAGGCGGCGGTCCGGCTCTACGTCCCGTGGGCCGAGGACAGGGACGTCTGTCCGGCCCACGCTCGCGCGCTCGTCCAGCGCGACGGCGTCGTCGCGGAGCCGCTCCCGGGGGCCGAGGAGCGCTGGCGGTGAGCAGAGTTCGAGATCACGGCCAGACGGCCATCATCACCTCGTCTACGTACTCGCCCTCGATCCTGTAGTGCTTCGCGCGGACGGCCTCGGTCTCCCACCCGCGGGAGTCGAGGAACTCGATCGCCGCCTCGTTCGTCGAGGGGACGCTGTTGTAGACCTTCTCGTAGCCGTGCTCCTTCGCCCACTCCAGGCCGCGTTCGAGCAGGTGGCTCCCGATGCCGTGACCGCGGTACTCGTCGAGGACGCCGACGGTGAGTTCCGCCGTGTGGCTGAGCTTCTCGATCTCCGGCGCGTTGAGGTGGACCCAGCCGACGACGTCGTCGTTCACCGTGGCGACGAAGAAGATGCGGGACTCGATGCTGTCGTGCCACAGCAACACGTGCTCGTGGTCGACGATCTCCGCGATGCTCTCGGCCTCGATGTACGTCCGTTCCTCGCTGACCGACCGGATCGCCCCGACGAGGCCCGTGAGGTCCGTCTCGCGGGCCTGTCGGATGACGTACTCGACGCCGTCCTCGGAGAACTCCTCCTCCTCGCCGCCGTCGAGGTTCACCCGGAGGGAACCGTCGAGTCGCTCTATCAGCCCGTCGCGCTTCAGGATCGTGACGTGGTGGCCGAACGCCGTCGGGTCCATGTTGAGCGCCTCGCGGGCCTCGTCGTAGTCTACCACGCCGTGGTGCTCGATGTACTCGAAGACGTCCCGCCGGTCGTTGTGGCCGAACTCGAGTTCGTCAGTGAACCTCATGACCAATGGTATCAACTCGCATTATCTTAACGGTTGTCACCGGGGTACCGGTCGGACGGTCCGCCGATCGGATCGGTCACCACGGGGGCGTTCCAGGGGTCCTCGGGCCGGGACCGGGGACTCCCGCGGATCTCAGCGGTTCCCCTCCCCCCGGGGCGGCACGCGCGTGAGGACGCGCGCCGTGTCGCGAACGTCGTGGGTCTCGACGAGCAGCGTCGCGGCCTCGCGGACGGTGAAGTCGGCGTCGAGCGTCGTCCCGTAGCACGCGGCGTACAGGTCGAGCCAGTCGTTCATCGCGCGCTCGAGCGCCGCGAACTCGTCGGGGTGGAACGCGACCGGCGGCCCGTCGCCCGTCCGGGCCTCCACGTACAGCGCGACGGTGGGGCCGAGCCCCTCCCGGAGGTAGCCCACGGCCCGCCGCTCGTCCGGCGGGTCGGGGGGCGGTTCGAACGCCTCGCGTGCGCGCGCCGCGTGCGCGGCGAGCACGTCGATCCGATCGGCGTACGACGAGTCGGTCATCCCTGCTTGAACTCGACGCCCTTCCCGCCGCGCGGATGCTCCCACTCGGTGTCGGCGACGACGGCGCAGGTGCCGCACTCGACGCAGGGCTGGGTGTCGAGGCTGACGACCCGCTCCTCGCTCCCGTTCGTCTCGATCGTCTCCTCGCGGTAGCAGCCGCCGCCGAAGTCGAGCGCGCTGACCGGACACGCCGTGACGGCCGCGCCGCTCGCCGCCCAGGAGTTGTCGAGAACGCGGATGTGCGGGTTACCCACGTCCGTGTCGTAGGTGAGGTCGCCGATGCGGTCGGCCAGGCTCGGCGGCTCGACCTCGTTCTCGTCGGTGATCTCCTCGCCGAGTTCCTCCGCGATCACGGTCGGCAGCGTCACGTAGGGCGTCCGCGTGTCGGGGACGGTCATCGCCATGAACGGCGAGCTGTACAGGCGTTCGAGCCGCCCCCGCGCGGCGCGCAACCCGAGGCGACCGACCGGCGACCGCAGGACGGTGTCCAGCGTGTCGGTCACCGCGTCGCGCTCGCCGAGCGCGCTCGCCGCCCGGTAGCGCCGCGGCCTGAGCTTGTCCATCAGCCCCGTGTCGTGGAGCTTCTCCTCGTACCGCGCGCCCGCCGTCTCCGGCCGACCGCGGAGCTTGGCCTCGGCGAACGCCTCCGCGGCCAGCGCGCCCGCGGTCACGGCGTGGTTCATGCCCTTGATGATCGGTCCCTGGGCCTGCATCTGCCCGCCGGCGTCGCCGACCAGCACGAGCCGATCGCGGTGCGGTGCCGGGTGCGCGACCTTCTTCGAGTCGGGCACGAGCTTCGCCGAGTACTCCAGTTCGCGGTAGTCGTCACCCAGCCACCGGGCGAGCAGCGGGTGGGTGAGCAGGTTGTCGAGCAGTTCGTGGGGCTCCGCGCGCTCCTCTACGAGGCTGTCGAGGTGGAACACCGTCCCGATCGACAGCGACTCGGCGTTCGTGTAGAGGAACCCGCCGCCGCGCACGTCGTCGAAGAGGCTGCCCGAGAAGAGGTGGGCGACGCCCTCGTCCTCGCGCACGTCGAACCGCTCTGCGATGACCTCCGCGGGCATCTCCGCGACGGCCTTCACGCCCTGGAACCACTCCGAGGGGTCCTCCCAGTCCATCAGGCCGGCGTCGCGCGCGAGTTCGCTGTTCACGCCGTCCGCGGCGACGACGAAGTCGGCCGTGATCGGCTCGATCTCGTCGCAGGTCACGCCGACGACCTTCCCGTCCTCGCGGAGCAGGCCGTTGACCCGCACGTCCGTCAGCAGGCCGCCGCCCGTCTCGCGGGTCCGCTCGTGGACGCGGTCGGCCAGCCACGAGTCCATGGGCCGCCGGAGCACCGCGTCGCACCACTCCGTGTCGTGCTCGTGGAGCGACGTGAGATCGAAGGTCTTGACCTTGCGCCCCGAGACGTTGTGGAGGTAGTACTCCGTGACGGGGCGCTCCGCGGCCGCCTCCCGGAAGTCGGGGAAGATCTCGTCGACGGTGTACGGCGCGGACCGCTCGGCGTAGATGAGCCCGCCTGAGACGTTCTTCGACCCCGCCTCGACGCCGCGCTCCAGCACGAGCGTCTCGACGCCCGCGTCCGCCAGCTTCGCCGCGGCCGCGGCACCGCCCGGACCGGCACCGACCACGACCGCCTCGTAGTGCTCGTAGTCGTCAGTCATCGCGACCACCCCCGTCGGCCGCGGCCGCGACGTCCAGTCGCCCGGACTCGACCGCCTCGGTCAGCCGCGGGAGCACCTCGAACAGGTCGCCCTCGATGAAGTAGTCCGAGAACTCCCGGATGCGGGCGTCCGGGTCGGTGTTGATCGCGACGATCGTCTCCGACTCGTCCATCCCGACCTTGTGCTGGACCGCCCCCGAGATGCCCGCCGCGACGTACAGCTTCGGCGCGACCACCTGGCCGGTCTCGCCGATCTGTCGCTCCTCGCGGGTGTACTGCTCGACGTGCCCGTCGAAGTCGTAGGAGCCGGTGACGATACCGCGCGAGACGCCGACCCCCGCGTCCTCGAACGCGTCCGCGAGGTCGACCGCGAGTTCGATGCCGCGGGTCGGGTCGTCCCCGATCCCTCTCCCCACGGCGACGATGACCTCGTGGCCGGTGAGGTCGACCCCCTCCTCCAGTCGGTCGTGGTCGGTCACCCGGACGCGGAGCCAGTCCTCGTCGAGGGGGAGGTCGTGGGCCACGATCTCGCCCTCGCGCTCGGGGTCCGGCTCCGGTACGTCGAAGCTCCCCGGGATCACCGAGGCACCCTGCGGGTGGAACTCCCGGTTGGGGTTGTCCAGACAGAGGATCGTCGAGTACTCGAACCCGGAGAAGTCGGGGCGCTTCATGTGGAGGACGGCCTCGAACTCCTTCTTCTCGCCCGCCACGCCGGTCTTCGCGGGGTTCGAGATGACGGTGTCCTCGATGTACAGCCCCGAGCAGTCGCTCGCCAGCCCGGAGTCGAGTTCGGCCTGCACCTGCGCCGAGAGGTCGCGCCCGTTGTTCGTCGCCGGGAACAGGACGTAGCGCGGTTCGTCGTAGTCGCGCCACTCCTCCGCCGGGCGGTCCTCGCGCCCGTGGGGGTGGCCCGCCCCCCGCGCCATGTCGCAGAAGATCTCCGCGTACGGCTTGTGCTGGAACCGGGCCAGCCGCTCGTCCTCGTAGTGGACGACCACGTCCGCTCCGAGCGCGACGCACTCCTCGGCGTGCTCGCTCACGCCGTCGCCGATGAGCACCGCGACGACCCGCTCGGACTCGGCGTCGGACCCGTCCGCGAGGTACGTCTCGTTGTAGCCGTCCATCAGCTCCCGCGCCTTCCCGAGCATCTCGCGGGAGACGTCGACGAGCGCGCCCGCCTGCGTCTCGCAGTAGACCCACGTGTCGCGGTAGACGCCGCCTTCGAGCGCCCGGACGTGCCGCTTGTCGGCCGTGGGGTGGTCGAGTTCCGGGTACTTCTCCTCGGGCGTCTGCTCGACGGCCTCCTCGGCCTCCTCGTCCTCCTCGCTTCCCGCGATCGAGTCGATGCGGCGCTGGACGAGTCGCTTCACGCTGTCGCGGTCCTGTCCGTCCTGCTCCTCCTCGAGCAACCCCTCGAGGGTCTCCACGTCGTCGATGGACTGGAGCGCGTTGCCCACGTCGGCGGCGCTCATCTCCGCGAGGTCGAGGTCGCCCGCGTCGGCCTCCTCGTCCCCCTCGTACTTCTCGACGCGGCTCTCGATGAGCGCGACGGCCGCGGGGCGGTTCTGCCCCTCCCGCTCCGCGTCGAGGATGGCCTTCAGTTCGACCACGTCCTCCACGTCCTTGATCGCCGGCCCGAGTTCCTGGATGTCGTACTCGCCGGGGTCGAGGTTCGCCACGGTCAGTCACCCCCGGCTTCCGCGGTACCGCCCGCGCCGGCGGCGAACGGGCGCGCTACGTCGAGTACCTCCCGCATCCCCGCCTCGTCGTCGGGGTCGACCATCGTCGCCTCCCGCTCGGCCGG
The Halomarina pelagica DNA segment above includes these coding regions:
- a CDS encoding DUF456 domain-containing protein, which produces MSEAVLLAAFALLVLGVVGTVVPLLPGALLSLAGVYLYWWGTGYADPGPAVLAALTLVGVFAVAVDYFGGAIAARSGGASWWTTALAATAGVLLLLVSGPLGLLVGCAGTVFLLEYGRHRNPREGAKTALYATVGVLASAVVQALLALSILAAMVAVALF
- a CDS encoding metallophosphoesterase; protein product: MTDRRDDGTTDYYFVSDLHIGGDEQLQQCDFEEEFTEFLRGLEGRDDAELIVLGDLFGLWEFTEVEGLAKFDRLVENHPWLFEQLRETGEDVRITVIPGNHDYELACYPEYVERLREYNVELEQEVHVTREVAGRTIWIEHGMQHDPNNRMPDFGNPHANPVGYFVVRRIVAQAGRLSGRSRYNWPRDIQSVAPMEEIPRWVLSNYFYREMSPYLRFVVAPLLLLFNLTALYLVGAVLEAVGVLPTRIFEPSLLARDLGVAGVFLELLVAVNAVLLVVLAVVSVPLLLFDRDVRKTVRRFGLLTTGLQVGQGDEPFLAAARRVFAEHPDAAAFVYGHTHRASLLRWDDRVVVNTGTWLKRLIRVPARLGRLPSVYRPSFRLNYFRIAEADGDVVVEYERIEKEPTERLSWLQRLVAKRAPAEEPIPERTVLPGRPVASEQRHGDHRGEYREG
- a CDS encoding universal stress protein, with product MTERILVPMDGSPLSVRALELALAERGDVTVLHVIDPTEPGYSYYGEDVDLREEPRHGSEAWYERADAYERELFETAREVAADHDSGIETASVVGRPSREIVDYAVANGVDHVVMGSHGRDLDTHVALGSVTEAVAFRAPVRVTLVR
- a CDS encoding GNAT family N-acetyltransferase, whose protein sequence is MRFTDELEFGHNDRRDVFEYIEHHGVVDYDEAREALNMDPTAFGHHVTILKRDGLIERLDGSLRVNLDGGEEEEFSEDGVEYVIRQARETDLTGLVGAIRSVSEERTYIEAESIAEIVDHEHVLLWHDSIESRIFFVATVNDDVVGWVHLNAPEIEKLSHTAELTVGVLDEYRGHGIGSHLLERGLEWAKEHGYEKVYNSVPSTNEAAIEFLDSRGWETEAVRAKHYRIEGEYVDEVMMAVWP
- a CDS encoding FAD-dependent monooxygenase, translating into MTDDYEHYEAVVVGAGPGGAAAAAKLADAGVETLVLERGVEAGSKNVSGGLIYAERSAPYTVDEIFPDFREAAAERPVTEYYLHNVSGRKVKTFDLTSLHEHDTEWCDAVLRRPMDSWLADRVHERTRETGGGLLTDVRVNGLLREDGKVVGVTCDEIEPITADFVVAADGVNSELARDAGLMDWEDPSEWFQGVKAVAEMPAEVIAERFDVREDEGVAHLFSGSLFDDVRGGGFLYTNAESLSIGTVFHLDSLVEERAEPHELLDNLLTHPLLARWLGDDYRELEYSAKLVPDSKKVAHPAPHRDRLVLVGDAGGQMQAQGPIIKGMNHAVTAGALAAEAFAEAKLRGRPETAGARYEEKLHDTGLMDKLRPRRYRAASALGERDAVTDTLDTVLRSPVGRLGLRAARGRLERLYSSPFMAMTVPDTRTPYVTLPTVIAEELGEEITDENEVEPPSLADRIGDLTYDTDVGNPHIRVLDNSWAASGAAVTACPVSALDFGGGCYREETIETNGSEERVVSLDTQPCVECGTCAVVADTEWEHPRGGKGVEFKQG
- a CDS encoding electron transfer flavoprotein subunit alpha/FixB family protein; protein product: MANLDPGEYDIQELGPAIKDVEDVVELKAILDAEREGQNRPAAVALIESRVEKYEGDEEADAGDLDLAEMSAADVGNALQSIDDVETLEGLLEEEQDGQDRDSVKRLVQRRIDSIAGSEEDEEAEEAVEQTPEEKYPELDHPTADKRHVRALEGGVYRDTWVYCETQAGALVDVSREMLGKARELMDGYNETYLADGSDAESERVVAVLIGDGVSEHAEECVALGADVVVHYEDERLARFQHKPYAEIFCDMARGAGHPHGREDRPAEEWRDYDEPRYVLFPATNNGRDLSAQVQAELDSGLASDCSGLYIEDTVISNPAKTGVAGEKKEFEAVLHMKRPDFSGFEYSTILCLDNPNREFHPQGASVIPGSFDVPEPDPEREGEIVAHDLPLDEDWLRVRVTDHDRLEEGVDLTGHEVIVAVGRGIGDDPTRGIELAVDLADAFEDAGVGVSRGIVTGSYDFDGHVEQYTREERQIGETGQVVAPKLYVAAGISGAVQHKVGMDESETIVAINTDPDARIREFSDYFIEGDLFEVLPRLTEAVESGRLDVAAAADGGGRDD